The Phycisphaerales bacterium AB-hyl4 genome contains the following window.
CGCTTGAGCATAATGTCGCCTCGGCTGTCAGATCAGTAAGGTTTATTTGACATTGCCGGCACACCCACTGGCCACCGGCGGTCTACTTCAAAGCCAAGCTTACCATACTCGTTTCCAAGATCGTTGAAACGTATACTTCCGCCGCATCGCATCTCACACCTCGACCTGTTCCTGCGGGAAGCCGGCACCGTTCAAGTTTCCGGCCATCATCATCGGTGGTGCGACCGGCTCAAACTGCCTGGCCGGCATCCGCGACGTGTCGCCGCCAGCTCCAAGCCATCGCTCGCGCAGTGGTGGCACGCACTCGGGCACGAGCAGGCCGATGTGTCTCAGCATGCCGTCATCGCAGCGTTGCTCATGGAATTTGTGGAGATTATGAAGCAGCAGTTCGAGCATGTCCGGGTCGCCCTCGTCGGTCTGCACGAGGCGGATCTTTCCGATGGAGGTGGGCACGGCCGCTTCGAGCTGGGACATCAGTTCCTCGTGCATCTTCTCGCCGGGGCGCAGGCCGGTGAATTCAATCTTCACATCAACGTCCGGCTTCATCCCGTAGAGGCGGATGAGGTTGCGGGCCAGGTCGAGGATCTTGACCGGCTCACCCATATCGAGCATGCAGATGCGTCCCGCAGCTTCCGGCAGTGCGGCCGCGAGCAGGACGAGCTGGCTCGCTTCGGGGATGGTCATGAAATAGCGGGTCATCTCCGGGTGGGTCACCGTCAGCGGCCCGCCCTTGGCGACCTGTTGCTTGAACAGCGGGATCACGCTGCCGTTGGACTCGAGCACGTTGCCGAAGCGGACCGCGCGGAAATCGGTGTCACTGGTGCGAAGCGCAGCCGAGCCGAGCACGATCCGCTCGGCAATGCGCTTGCTTGCGCCCATCACACTTGAAGGGTTGACGGCCTTGTCCGTTGAAACCAGCACGAACTTCTCTGCCTTAAAGCGGGCCGCACACCGCGCGACCGTGAGCGTGCCCATCACGTTGTTGCGCACCGCCTCACCGAGGTTGTGCTCCATCATCGGCACGTGCTTGTAAGCTGCGGCGTGCAATACCCAGGCCGGCCGATGGTGTGCGAAGACCTCAGCCATACGGCCACGGTCCGCGACATCACCGATGACAGGAATGATCTCCAGGCCGGGATGCGCGTTGCGCAGCTCGAGATCGATAAAATACAGGTCGCTTTCAGACTGCTCCAGCAGCACGAGTCGGCTCGGCTTCAGCCGGGCCACCTGCCGGGCCAGCTCCGAGCCGATCGAGCCGGCCCCGCCGGTAACCAGCACCACCTGCCCTGCGACGCCAGCCTGCACCGACGTCAGGTCGAGCTTTACCGATTCACGGCCGAGCAGGTCCTCAATCTCCACCTCGCGCAGCTCGTTCACCCGCGCGCCGCGCTCCATCAATTCCTGGAAGGAGGGCACGGTCTTGAACGCAACGCCGGTCTCGAGACAGCGGTTGACGATCTGCGACATCCGCTTGCGCGAGGCGGAAGGCACGGCGATGACGATCATCTGGATCTCGTAGTTTCTGACAACGTGCGCCAAGTCATCCATGCCGCCAGCGACGCGGATGCCGTGCAGGTACATGCCCCTTTTTGCCGGGTCGTCGTCCAGTAACACGACCGGGTTGAGGACGGAAGACTGGTCGCGACGCATCTCACGAACCAGCCTTTCGCCGGTGTCGCCGGCCCCGATGATGAGCGTGGGCTGGGTCGCGCGCTGCTTCTGGAGCAGGGTGTGCGGGCTTTCGCGGATCATTCGAACAGCCATGCGCGCCCCGCCGAAGATGAGGATCGTCAGCCCCCAGTCGATCAAGAGGATCGACCGCGGGATCTGCGCCAACATGCCGGTAAGGTAGAGGACGCCCAGCGTGGTCAACGTCGCGAGTGAGGTCGCCTTGAACAGCGCTTCGAGATCGGACATGCTGGCGTACCGCCACCAGCCGCGGTACAAGCCGAAGAAGCCGAAGTACACAACCTTCAACGCCGTGACGATGAAGACCGTCTCGAGAAAGGCCTGCCGGTGCGCTGGTTGGCCGAGCGACACGCGCAGCTCGAACGCGATGGCGTAGGCCAAGGGGATCAACAGCAGGTGCAGCCCGATGATCAGCGGTCGTCGAAGAATCAGCAGCTCTCGCCAGTTCATGGGTTGCCCGTTTTTCCAGGTGAGGCCTTCGCCTCCGTCGATTCCCCTCGCTTCCCGCAAAGGTGGAGTTTGCCAAAGACCGGCTGTTGTTGCATCGGCTTCCAGACCGGCCGGGCCTCAATAATCTGCTGTTCCAGCGCCAGACGCACCTGCACCCGGTCCTGCAGAACCGCCAACCGACCGCATCCGATGCCGTCTAATGCGTTGCTAATACGGCAGTTGTAGTCGACGAGGGTGTGTTCATCGTGTGGCGAGGAAGCCAGAGGCGGTCGGCCACGGCGTGGCGGCAATCGGCGGGGCTACAGACAAGTGAAACTTCACTTCTTCGTTGAGTTGGCCACCCCTTCAATGCCCAATCGCCCCCCCCACCGCGGCGTATACCCCCACCGGTGTGCGGCATTTCCACACCGCCGTCCCGCTCGCGTGTAACTCCGGCCCCGGCGATGACACGGCATACAGGACATAACCTGGCCGCAGCCAACCCGGAGGTAGCCGCGCGCCTATGGTATTGGCAGGAGCGGACCACTCAGAATGAGGAGTTGCAAATGATTTCGTCTGGCCGAAACCGTGCGTATTGGGAACAGCGCCTGCGCCAGCAGGAATATCCGACGCTGGAAGCGGATACGCATGTCGATGTGGTCGTGGTGGGCGCTGGCATTACAGGCTTGAGCACCGCGCTGCGTCTGCAGCGCGAAGGCCGACGCGTGGCGGTGCTGGAATTGAATCGCATCGGCAGCGGCACCACCGGCCACAGCACGGGACATCTCGACGCTCACGTTGAACCGTCGCTGGACAACCTCATCCACCAACTCGGCCGAGCGCAGGCACGGCTGGTGGTGGAGAGTCGATTGGCGGCGATCGATCAGGTCGAACGCAACTGCCGTGAACTATCCATCGACTGCGACTTTCAGCGTATCCCCGCCTACTACTACTGTGAAACCGCCGAGGGCCGCGAGCAGGTGACACGCGAACTGGCCGCAGCGCAACGGCTGGGCCTGCGGTCGGAGCTGCGCAACGGCGACCCCCTGCCGTTCACCATTGAACTCTCGCTGCGCCTCGCGCGGCAGGCACGCTTTTCTCCATTGGCTTACGTGCAAGGCCTGGCCAAGGCCTTCGTCGAAGCGGACGGCCTGCTGTTCGAGCAGACGCGCGCCGAAAACATCGAAGGCCGATCCGGGCAGACCTGCGAGGTCAAGACCAGTGGCGGCATCGTCACCGCACACGACGTCATCCTCGCCGGCCACAGCCCGATGCTGGGCCTGTTCAGTACCGAGCCGAGGGTCTACCCCCAACAGTCATACGTGCTCGGCGTGCGCGTGGCAGACGATGTGCCCGATGCGCTCTACTGGGATACGGACGAGCCTTACCACTACACCCGCCTGGCAATGAGCGACGAGCCGGATCTGCTGATCATCGGCGGGGAAGATCACCCCACCGGCAGCGTCGACAACGAACAAGCGTCGTTCAACGCGCTCGAACAGTACGCCTACGAACGCTACGACGTGAAACAGATTGAGCAACGCTGGTCGCATGAACTGTGGGTCTCGGCAGACGGATTGCCCTATATCGGCGAAGTGCCCGGCATGGAAGGCGTACAGATCGCCACCGGCTTTGCGGGCGACGGGCTGACGTATGGCTCGCTGGCCGGGCAGCTGCTCAGCGATGCCGTGCTCGGGAAGGAAAATCCGTGGGCCGGGATTTACACGCCTTCGCGCGTTCGCCCACTGGCGTCGGCGAAGAAGATGACCGCCGGCGTATTGCACATCGCACGCCATTTCGTCGGCGATCGACTGGCCGGCGGCGAGGTCGACAGTATCGAAGACGTGCCGCCCGGCGAGGGCCGACTCGTGCAGATCAACGGCGAGAAGCTTGCGGTGTATCGCGACGATCGCGACCGCGTGCGAGCCATGTCGCCGGTGTGTCAGCATCGCGGCTGCCTGGTGCAATGGAACAACGCCGAACGAACATGGGACTGCCCCTGCCACGGCGGGCGCTACGACGCGCAAGGCCGTGTCATCATGGGCCCACCTACATCGGACCTGCCGGTGCGTGACGTACGGGCGGCGAAGTGAGTTTTCGGTTTCGATCTTCGAACTGAAACCAGAAACTACAATGCACGGATGTTCGACCCGACGTCATGGTCACGGCTTGGAGGGTTGCTGTTCACAGCCAAGACGCTGGTGGACGGATTGTATGCGGGCGGACATGCTTCGCCGCGACACGGCGCGGGCATGGAGTTTCACGACTATCGGCCGTACGTGCCCGGCGACGACCTGTCGGC
Protein-coding sequences here:
- a CDS encoding polysaccharide biosynthesis protein; this encodes MNWRELLILRRPLIIGLHLLLIPLAYAIAFELRVSLGQPAHRQAFLETVFIVTALKVVYFGFFGLYRGWWRYASMSDLEALFKATSLATLTTLGVLYLTGMLAQIPRSILLIDWGLTILIFGGARMAVRMIRESPHTLLQKQRATQPTLIIGAGDTGERLVREMRRDQSSVLNPVVLLDDDPAKRGMYLHGIRVAGGMDDLAHVVRNYEIQMIVIAVPSASRKRMSQIVNRCLETGVAFKTVPSFQELMERGARVNELREVEIEDLLGRESVKLDLTSVQAGVAGQVVLVTGGAGSIGSELARQVARLKPSRLVLLEQSESDLYFIDLELRNAHPGLEIIPVIGDVADRGRMAEVFAHHRPAWVLHAAAYKHVPMMEHNLGEAVRNNVMGTLTVARCAARFKAEKFVLVSTDKAVNPSSVMGASKRIAERIVLGSAALRTSDTDFRAVRFGNVLESNGSVIPLFKQQVAKGGPLTVTHPEMTRYFMTIPEASQLVLLAAALPEAAGRICMLDMGEPVKILDLARNLIRLYGMKPDVDVKIEFTGLRPGEKMHEELMSQLEAAVPTSIGKIRLVQTDEGDPDMLELLLHNLHKFHEQRCDDGMLRHIGLLVPECVPPLRERWLGAGGDTSRMPARQFEPVAPPMMMAGNLNGAGFPQEQVEV
- a CDS encoding FAD-dependent oxidoreductase, with protein sequence MISSGRNRAYWEQRLRQQEYPTLEADTHVDVVVVGAGITGLSTALRLQREGRRVAVLELNRIGSGTTGHSTGHLDAHVEPSLDNLIHQLGRAQARLVVESRLAAIDQVERNCRELSIDCDFQRIPAYYYCETAEGREQVTRELAAAQRLGLRSELRNGDPLPFTIELSLRLARQARFSPLAYVQGLAKAFVEADGLLFEQTRAENIEGRSGQTCEVKTSGGIVTAHDVILAGHSPMLGLFSTEPRVYPQQSYVLGVRVADDVPDALYWDTDEPYHYTRLAMSDEPDLLIIGGEDHPTGSVDNEQASFNALEQYAYERYDVKQIEQRWSHELWVSADGLPYIGEVPGMEGVQIATGFAGDGLTYGSLAGQLLSDAVLGKENPWAGIYTPSRVRPLASAKKMTAGVLHIARHFVGDRLAGGEVDSIEDVPPGEGRLVQINGEKLAVYRDDRDRVRAMSPVCQHRGCLVQWNNAERTWDCPCHGGRYDAQGRVIMGPPTSDLPVRDVRAAK